Proteins encoded in a region of the Caldisericia bacterium genome:
- a CDS encoding NADH:flavin oxidoreductase, with protein MSTLFNELNIGNMTIKNRIIMPPLAVKNPETTGFVNDVVLNYYVDMSKLGMGLIITENVFPSKESRVMPNQLLLSDDIFIEGHKKLVDEVHKNGVKIAIEINHSGSNLYEIPELKNMLKNKEESDFVFEDDEDTRKPLKSINEEDLSKEKIREIILSFGEAGRRAKEAGYDMIEIHAGHGFLINQFLSPMINKRKDEYGGTPLNRARILFEIIDEVKSKIKDKLISVRLPLSDNPPQFKFFENGLTLEDGLLIGKEVSLKVDMIDVTGGYSGSRPKEIWGYEGYFKEYSKKLKEIVKIPINLTGGIKTPTFANYLIENGYCDTVGIGRALLSDKNWIEKAKVVLR; from the coding sequence ATGAGCACTCTTTTTAATGAGTTAAACATTGGTAACATGACAATTAAAAACAGGATTATTATGCCACCACTTGCAGTAAAAAACCCTGAAACAACTGGCTTTGTTAATGATGTAGTACTAAATTATTATGTTGATATGTCAAAACTTGGAATGGGTCTAATAATAACTGAAAATGTTTTTCCATCAAAGGAATCAAGAGTTATGCCAAATCAACTTTTATTATCAGATGATATTTTTATTGAAGGACATAAAAAACTCGTTGATGAGGTTCATAAAAATGGAGTAAAAATTGCTATTGAAATAAATCATTCAGGGTCAAATTTATATGAAATACCGGAATTAAAAAATATGCTTAAAAATAAAGAAGAAAGCGATTTTGTCTTTGAAGATGATGAAGATACAAGAAAACCTCTTAAATCAATAAACGAAGAAGATTTATCAAAAGAAAAAATTAGAGAAATAATTTTATCATTTGGAGAAGCAGGAAGAAGAGCAAAAGAAGCTGGATATGATATGATTGAAATTCATGCAGGCCATGGATTTTTAATTAATCAATTTTTATCACCAATGATAAACAAAAGGAAAGATGAATATGGAGGAACTCCATTAAATAGAGCAAGAATTCTTTTTGAAATTATAGATGAAGTTAAATCTAAAATAAAAGATAAATTAATTTCAGTTAGATTGCCATTAAGTGATAATCCTCCACAATTTAAATTTTTTGAAAATGGATTAACACTTGAAGATGGTTTATTAATTGGAAAAGAAGTATCATTAAAAGTTGATATGATTGATGTTACTGGTGGATATTCTGGAAGTAGACCTAAGGAAATATGGGGTTATGAAGGATATTTTAAAGAATATAGTAAAAAATTAAAAGAAATAGTAAAGATTCCAATTAATTTAACAGGTGGTATTAAAACACCAACTTTTGCTAATTATCTTATTGAAAATGGATATTGTGATACTGTTGGAATTGGAAGAGCTCTTCTATCTGATAAAAATTGGATAGAGAAAGCAAAAGTTGTATTAAGATAA
- a CDS encoding glycerophosphodiester phosphodiesterase family protein codes for MIIIGHRGCFYETENTIKSYLKAFELGADGIEVDIQKTLDDKLVISHDINLKRVFGIDFDIRKNDFNSLNKNNLKDKIPTLEEVLQLVRDKNKFVDIEIKNREDFRFVLDLIKKFNYENLIVSSFYHKEIYEFKKIYKDIKFAYLYVHVPKSIKEYLNEVNYLKPNINYLVSDYKNYYDRIIPWVVNEDNEIELIKLYNPLGVITDFPERFKNKKKIENKYIQYLLKLIVKEESFYRENEIVLTLVNSLTDFTIENIKIDEKRIVIDKNYPFIWKVNEKIKIKIDKFSILDKLRFNIKEIGTVEFYLKEFIEYLS; via the coding sequence ATGATAATAATTGGACATAGAGGTTGTTTTTATGAAACAGAAAATACAATAAAAAGTTATCTCAAAGCATTTGAATTAGGTGCAGATGGTATAGAAGTAGATATACAGAAAACATTAGATGATAAATTAGTAATTTCACATGATATTAATTTAAAAAGAGTTTTTGGAATAGATTTTGATATAAGAAAAAATGATTTTAATTCATTGAATAAGAATAATTTAAAAGATAAAATTCCAACTCTTGAAGAAGTTTTACAACTTGTTAGGGATAAAAATAAATTTGTTGATATTGAAATAAAAAATAGAGAAGATTTTAGGTTTGTACTTGATTTAATTAAAAAATTTAATTATGAAAATTTAATTGTATCCTCTTTTTATCATAAAGAGATTTATGAATTTAAAAAAATTTATAAAGATATTAAGTTTGCATATCTATATGTTCATGTTCCAAAAAGTATAAAAGAATATCTAAATGAAGTTAATTATTTAAAACCAAATATAAATTATTTAGTAAGTGATTATAAAAATTATTATGATAGAATAATCCCATGGGTTGTTAATGAAGATAATGAAATAGAATTGATAAAACTATATAATCCTTTAGGAGTTATAACCGATTTTCCAGAAAGATTTAAAAATAAAAAAAAGATAGAAAATAAATACATTCAATATTTATTAAAACTTATTGTTAAAGAGGAGAGTTTTTATAGAGAAAATGAAATTGTTTTGACTTTAGTAAATTCTTTAACAGATTTCACTATTGAAAATATTAAAATTGATGAAAAAAGGATTGTTATAGATAAAAATTATCCCTTTATATGGAAAGTTAATGAAAAAATAAAGATTAAAATTGATAAATTTTCAATATTAGATAAATTAAGATTTAATATAAAAGAAATTGGTACTGTTGAATTTTATCTAAAAGAGTTTATAGAATACTTATCTTAA
- a CDS encoding GIY-YIG nuclease family protein, translated as MFKTYILILKLKRNISIPVGILKTINFKKGYYAYIGSGKRKIISRISRHIKEKKKIFWHIDYLTTNNNFKIQEIYLIKNLSECELSKMFYSKNISFIEKFGSSDCFCNSHLYYFRNLKDIKSLLKSITIRRFYEHSF; from the coding sequence ATGTTTAAAACATACATTTTAATTTTAAAACTAAAAAGAAATATATCAATACCTGTTGGTATTTTAAAAACTATAAATTTTAAAAAGGGATATTATGCATATATTGGAAGTGGAAAGAGGAAAATTATTTCAAGAATATCAAGACACATTAAAGAAAAAAAGAAAATATTTTGGCATATTGATTATTTAACAACAAATAATAATTTTAAAATTCAAGAAATTTATTTAATTAAAAATCTTTCAGAATGTGAATTATCAAAAATGTTTTATTCAAAAAACATAAGTTTCATTGAAAAATTTGGATCATCAGATTGTTTTTGTAATTCACATTTATATTATTTTAGAAATTTAAAAGATATTAAATCTTTATTAAAATCTATTACTATTAGGAGGTTTTATGAGCACTCTTTTTAA